From the genome of Colwellia psychrerythraea 34H, one region includes:
- a CDS encoding pilus assembly PilX family protein — protein MTTFYKGYQNYHYRVSYLAIKANKQAGVVLIVSLIFLIALTAVASALMLNTTTDMKMSGASEMKVVAEQEVFGAMDELIFREVLHGVGESNAFALPVSRLANAIPVLANLTSSNTDGNVTNATISLADNPLLLEKTCPHSRAASSVQVFTCNILRVQITKQYGRNNNSTITVNSGIAQQLLK, from the coding sequence ATGACAACATTTTATAAAGGTTATCAGAACTATCACTATCGGGTCAGTTATCTTGCTATTAAAGCAAATAAACAAGCAGGGGTTGTTTTAATTGTTTCACTAATTTTTTTGATTGCCTTAACTGCGGTGGCATCTGCACTCATGCTAAATACCACCACTGACATGAAAATGTCAGGGGCAAGTGAAATGAAAGTAGTTGCTGAGCAAGAAGTTTTTGGTGCTATGGACGAACTTATTTTTCGAGAAGTGTTGCATGGTGTTGGTGAGTCTAATGCTTTTGCTCTGCCAGTTAGCCGTTTGGCAAATGCTATACCAGTATTAGCCAATTTAACGAGTAGCAATACAGATGGTAATGTCACTAATGCGACAATATCTTTGGCTGATAACCCGCTTTTGCTCGAGAAAACTTGCCCTCACTCAAGGGCGGCTTCTTCAGTGCAGGTGTTTACTTGTAATATACTTCGAGTACAAATAACTAAGCAATATGGTCGAAACAATAACAGTACAATAACAGTTAATTCAGGGATAGCTCAGCAGTTGTTAAAATAA